In a genomic window of Wyeomyia smithii strain HCP4-BCI-WySm-NY-G18 chromosome 1, ASM2978416v1, whole genome shotgun sequence:
- the LOC129719646 gene encoding ATP-binding cassette sub-family G member 8 isoform X1 produces the protein MELRTMTTPKQQREDRRYSMPHGMHGSLPPGAADDLHAWSIYRQNLNSDFADSALGSSDKSPQPYSPQHRNGYRDDAAISNHPRYGGSKSNPLNSNMYTYLKFGLPRVFPPNGGPPGRARNSSKTNGRGRVNRGYRDSTGPGPGSSGYDSSDNETHRGRVPANLRKYRSESDFRAIGATNSRPNSRAQGIPLAALKQANSRASIAGTHVYNPYATNLRHHNLRSQSEADLLAEWDYDDSPTYGETRLYPEEIYNTQSRRHSMAGLVYPNIQVHCLDVLPGLRGVSLQAKAGDLFAIMATSQREGTALVEALAGVRQRMSGEILVNGQQVNRRILRQLCGYVPDLKTAPLDPRMSVQSTLSFHAALRGPYDRSDLKERVDILVEDLGLTAVRSANVSRLTHSEKQRLNVACQLLTQSSILLLDQTTVNMDIFDTFFLVEYLRQWCSAGRMVIMTLQPPTFEILSMCSGVLLLSGGRTVYSGSRADLPRHMGTLGYPCPPFKNPADYYLDLVTLDDLSAAALLESSARIESLANSWDHVNSEPPLAAPVANLPEPTRSAGFFGQINALAKRYTSYKQPGSLLNWISRLILAAVLSLFVGCLFWDVPASDPQLNLNDRLGFLHCIIMLALWPLLILQIRDVQEDRRHAEKDLRLGLYGRFLYIIIQGTLSVLPSLCIWLAYLLPAHSMAGLYSSSGSDDTAIYLYMGYMLLYLMAIQTIVLFISHLVSCGISATIITSLVLLFLSGVGGYSIHSRNIPDYLQWGEIVSPEKWILPLFTEQEYSVETLAALTNQQMCRNKQVQHQEIIVQQPCPPPNGTAVLVDHQLLARDHVLDPSDMYSSTVLGLLLTCIVFFALTMIVFLINCQHLFRRRTDRRQKRI, from the exons ATGGAATTGCGCACCATGACCACCCCGAAACAGCAACGCGAAGACCGACGGTACTCGATGCCGCACGGAATGCACGGATCGCTACCACCGGGAGCAGCGGATGACCTACACGCGTGGTCTATCTATAG ACAAAATTTGAACTCCGACTTTGCCGACTCGGCGCTCGGTTCTTCGGACAAATCTCCCCAGCCGTACAGTCCACAGCACCGCAACGGATACCGAGATGATGCAGCCATTTCGAACCATCCGCGCTACGGTGGTTCCAAATCGAATCCACTGAACTCCAACATGTATACCTACCTCAAATTCGGTCTACCCCGAGTTTTCCCACCAAACGGAGGCCCTCCCGGTCGGGCACGTAACTCATCCAAGACAAACGGGCGCGGTCGGGTCAATCGTGGCTACCGGGACAGTACCGGTCCGGGGCCCGGGTCCTCCGGATACGACAGCAGCGATAACGAAACCCACCGCGGTCGAGTGCCAGCTAATTTAAG GAAATACCGCAGCGAATCGGACTTTCGTGCAATCGGAGCAACAAATTCGCGGCCAAACTCTCGTGCACAGGGCATTCCACTGGCAGCCCTCAAACAGGCCAACAGTCGCGCCAGTATAGCAGGCACTCACGTTTACAACCCATACGCCACTAACCTGCGACATCACAATCTCCGCTCACAAAGCGAAGCGGACCTTCTCGCCGAGTGGGATTATGACGATTCACCAACCTACGGGGAGACCCGACTCTATCCCGAAGAAATTTACAACACACAGAGCAGAAGGCACTCGATGGCGGGTTTGGTGTATCCGAACATTCAGGTGCACTGCTTAGATGTCCTACCAGGGCTGAGAGGCGTTTCATTGCAAGCTAAAGCTGGCGATTTATTCGCCATTATGGCAACATCACAGCGTGAGGGTACAGCCCTTGTAGAAGCTTTAGCCGGAGTACG ACAACGTATGAGCGGTGAAATTTTAGTAAACGGACAGCAAGTAAACAGGCGTATCCTACGTCAGCTTTGCGGTTATGTGCCCGATCTGAAGACAGCTCCACTCGATCCACGAATGAgtgttcagagcactctttccTTCCATGCTGCCCTCCGTGGGCCGTACGACCGCAGTGACCTCAAGGAGCGCGTAGACATCCTCGTCGAAGACCTTGGTCTAACCGCCGTCCGGTCGGCCAACGTTTCCCGTTTGACTCATTCCGAAAAGCAAAGACTGAATGTGGCCTGCCAACTGTTAACACAATCATCCATACTCTTACTCGACCAGACCACGGTAAACATGGACATCTTCGATACGTTCTTTTTGGTAGAATACCTGCGACAGTGGTGCAGTGCGGGCAGGATGGTTATCATGACGCTTCAGCCGCCAACTTTTGAAATACTCTCCATGTGCTCTGGAGTTCTTCTACTGTCCGGAGGACGTACTGTCTACTCGGGAAGCAGAGCTGATTTGCCACGACACATGGGAACTTTGGGCTATCCTTGCCCTCCGTTTAAAAATCCAGCAGATTATTATCTGGATCTGGTGACACTGGACGATCTGTCGGCAGCTGCACTACTAGAATCATCCGCCCGTATCGAGTCTCTAGCCAACTCGTGGGATCATGTAAATTCAGAACCACCACTCGCCGCTCCAGTTGCCAACCTACCGGAACCAACCAGAAGTGCCGGATTTTTCGGACAAATTAACGCTCTAGCAAAGAG GTACACGTCTTACAAACAGCCAGGATCACTGCTCAATTGGATTAGCAGGCTAATTCTTGCTGCCGTGCTGTCACTTTTCGTGGGCTGCCTATTCTGGGACGTTCCGGCGTCCGATCCTCAGCTAAACCTCAACGATCGCTTAGG CTTTCTTCATTGTATAATAATGCTCGCTTTATGGCCATTGCTGATCCTGCAAATTCGTGACGTTCAGGAAGATCGGCGACATGCTGAAAAAGACCTTCGTCTTGGTCTGTATGGAAGATTTCTCTACATCATTATACAAGGAACCCTTAGTGTCCTTCCGAGTCTTTGTATCTGGTTAGCCTACTTGCTACCGGCGCACAGCATGGCTGGTCTGTACTCTTCTTCCGGTAGCGACGATACCGCGATCTACCTGTACATGG GTTACATGCTGCTCTACCTAATGGCCATACAAACGATAGTGTTATTCATCTCCCATCTGGTGTCGTGCGGAATCTCTGCAACCATCATTACCTCACTGGTGCTACTGTTTCTTTCCGGCGTTGGAGGTTACTCCATCCATTCGCGCAACATTCCCGACTACTTGCAGTGGGGCGAGATCGTATCGCCAGAGAAGTGGATCCTGCCGCTGTTCACTGAGCAGGAATACAGCGTGGAAACGCTGGCCGCACTCACCAATCAGCAGATGTGTCGAAACAAGCAG